From Anopheles arabiensis isolate DONGOLA chromosome 3, AaraD3, whole genome shotgun sequence, a single genomic window includes:
- the LOC120900587 gene encoding myosin heavy chain, muscle isoform X28 has product MPKPPVQVGEDPDPTEFLFVSLEQKRIDQSKPYDSKKACWVPEEKEGYVLGEIKATKGELVTVALPGGEEKNFKKEQLSQVNPPKFEKVEDMADLTYLNEAAVLHNLRQRYYSKLIYTYSGLFCVVINPYKRYPLYTNRCAKMYRGKRRNEVPPHLFAVSDGAYVNMLTNHENQSMLITGESGAGKTENTKKVIAYFATIGASGKKDENAEKKGSLEDQVVQTNPVLEAFGNAKTVRNDNSSRFGKFIRIHFTGSGKLAGADIETYLLEKARVISQQTLERSYHIFYQIMSGSVKGLKEKCLLSNNIHDYHIVAQGKTTIPSVDDGEEMQITDEAFNVLGFTQEEKDNIYRITSAVMHMGRMQFKQKGREEQAEADGTEDGDRVAKLLGVGTDDLYKNLLKPRIKVGNEFVTKGQNKDQVTNSVGALCKGIFDRLFKWLVKKCNETLDTKQKRAQFIGVLDIAGFEIFDFNGFEQLCINFTNEKLQQFFNHHMFVLEQEEYKREGINWAFIDFGMDLLACIDLIEKPMGILSILEEESMFPKATDQTFAEKLMTNHLGKSAPFMKPRPPKPGIPAGHFAIGHYAGVVSYNITGWLEKNKDPLNDTVVDQFKKGSNALMVEIFADHPGQSADPAAAKGGRGKKGAGFATVSSSYKEQLNNLMTTLKSTQPHFVRCIIPNEMKTAGVVDAHLVMHQLTCNGVLEGIRICRKGFPNRMMYPDFKLRYKILCPQLIKEPCSPEKVTQIVLTHIQLPEEQFRMGKTKVFFRAGVLGQMEEFRDERLSKIMSWMQAWCRGYLSRKEFKKMQEQRVSLEIVQRNLRKYLKLRTWAWWKLWQKVKPLLNVSRVEDQIAKLEEKATKAQEAYEKEEKLRKELEALNSKLLAEKTALLDSLSGEKGALQEYQEKAAKLTAQKNDLENQLRDTQERLAQEEDARNQLFQTKKKLEQEIGSQKKDAEDLELQIQKIEQDKASKDHQIRNLNDEIAHQDELINKLNKEKKMQGEVNQKTAEELQAAEDKVNHLNKVKAKLEQTLDELEDSLEREKKLRGDVEKAKRKVEGDLKLTQEAVADLERNKKELEQTVLRKDKEISALSAKLEDEQSLVGKLQKQIKELQARIEELEEEVEAERQARAKAEKQRADLARELEELGERLEEAGGATSAQIELNKKREAELAKLRRDLEEANIQHEGTLANLRKKHNDAVAEMAEQVDQLNKLKTKAEHDRANMYNELNNTRTACDQLSREKAAQEKIAKQLQHTLNEVQSKLDETNRTLNDFDASKKKLSIENSDLLRQLEDAESQVSQLSKIKISLTQQLEDTKRLADEEARERATLLGKFRNLEHDLDNLREQVEEEAEGKGDIQRQLSKANAEAQLWRSKYESEGVARAEELEEAKRKLQARLAEAEETIESLNQKCIALEKTKQRLATEVEDLQLEVDRASSIANAAEKKQKAFDKIIGEWKLKVDDLAAELDASQKECRNYSTELFRLKGAYEEGQEQLEAVRRENKNLADEVKDLLDQIGEGGRNIHEIEKSRKRLEAEKDELQAALEEAEAALEQEENKVLRAQLELSQVRQEIDRRIQEKEEEFENTRKNHQRALDSMQASLEAEAKGKAEALRMKKKLEADINELEIALDHANKANAEAQKNIKRYQQQLKDVQSALEEEQRARDDAREQLGISERRANALQNELEESRTLLEQADRGRRQAEQELSDAHEQLNEVSAQNASIAAAKRKLESELQTLHSDLDELLNEAKNSEEKAKKAMVDAARLADELRAEQDHAQTQEKLRKALEQQIKELQVRLDEAESNALKGGKKAIQKLEQRVRELESELDSEQRRHADAQKNLRKSERRIKELTFQSEEDRKNHERMQDLVDKLQQKIKTYKRQIEEAEEIAALNLAKFRKAQQELEEAEERADIAEQAATKFRTKGGRAGSVQRGASPAPQRQPSAMPALAGLNLPTFDDHGF; this is encoded by the exons ATGCCGAAGCCACCAGTTCAGGTCGGAGAGGATCCCGATCCAACTGAGTTCCTTTTCGTCTCGCTCGAGCAGAAGCGTATCGATCAGAGCAAGCCGTACGATTCCAAGAAGGCTTGCTGGGTTCCGGAAGAGAAGGAGGGCTATGTGTTGGGTGAAATCAAGGCCACCAAGGGTGAGCTGGTCACCGTTGCCCTGCCCGGTGGTGAG GAGAAAAACTTCAAAAAGGAACAACTTTCGCAAGTGAATCCTCCGAAGTTTGAAAAAGTCGAAGATATGGCCGATCTGACCTATCTAAACGAAGCTGCCGTACTACACAACTTACGCCAACGATACTACTCCAAACTGATCTAT ACCTACTCGGGCTTGTTCTGCGTTGTCATCAACCCGTACAAGCGTTACCCGCTGTATACCAACCGTTGCGCCAAGATGTACCGTGGCAAGCGCCGTAATGAAGTGCCGCCGCATCTGTTCGCCGTCTCTGACGGTGCCTACGTCAACATGTTGACGAACCACGAGAACCAGTCTATGCTGATTACCGGTGAATCTGGTGCCGGAAAGACTGAGAACACCAAGAAGGTCATTGCGTACTTCGCCACCATTGGCGCTTCGGGCAAGAAGGACGAAAACGCCGAGAAGAAGGGCTCGCTGGAAGATCAGGTCGTCCAGACTAACCCCGTACTTGAGGCCTTCGGTAACGCCAAGACCGTCCGTAACGATAACTCGTCTCGTTTC GGTAAGTTCATCCGTATCCACTTCACTGGAAGCGGTAAGCTGGCTGGTGCCGATATTGAGACATACCTGCTGGAGAAGGCCCGTGTCATCTCGCAGCAGACTCTGGAGCGCTCGTACCACATCTTCTACCAGATTATGTCTGGATCCGTCAAGGGATTGAAAG AAAAATGTTTACTCTCCAATAACATCCATGACTACCATATCGTGGCCCAGGGCAAAACGACAATCCCGAGCGTAGACGATGGAGAAGAAATGCAGATCACCGAT GAAGCCTTCAACGTTCTGGGTTTCACTCAGGAGGAGAAGGACAACATCTACCGTATCACCTCCGCTGTCATGCACATGGGTCGTATGCAGTTCAAGCAGAAGGGTCGCGAAGAGCAGGCTGAGGCTGACGGTACCGAGGATGGTGACCGTGTTGCTAAGCTGCTCGGTGTCGGCACTGACGATCTGTACAAGAATCTGCTGAAGCCACGTATTAAGGTCGGTAACGAGTTCGTCACCAAGGGTCAGAACAAGGACCAGGTCACCAACTCGGTCGGTGCCCTTTGCAAGGGTATCTTCGATCGTCTCTTCAAGTGGCTGGTCAAGAAGTGTAACGAGACTCTGGACACCAAGCAGAAGCGCGCTCAGTTCATTGGTGTGCTGGATATTGCAGGTTTCGAAATCTTCGAC TTCAACGGTTTCGAGCAGCTGTGTATTAACTTCACCAATGAGAAGCTGCAGCAGTTCTTCAACCACCACATGTTCGTCCTGGAGCAGGAAGAATACAAGCGTGAAGGTATTAACTGGGCCTTCATCGATTTCGGTATGGACTTGCTGGCCTGTATTGATCTGATTGAGAAG CCCATGGGTATCCTGTCGATTCTTGAGGAAGAGTCTATGTTCCCGAAGGCCACTGATCAGACCTTCGCTGAGAAGCTGATGACGAACCATCTCGGCAAGTCGGCTCCGTTCATGAAGCCGCGCCCACCGAAGCCAGGCATCCCGGCCGGTCACTTCGCCATTGGTCACTACGCTGGTGTTGTGTCGTACAACATCACTGGATGGCTTGAGAAGAACAAGGATCCGCTGAACGACACTGTCGTCGACCAGTTCAAGAAGGGTAGCAACGCCCTGATGGTTGAGATCTTCGCTGATCACCCAGGCCAGTCGGCTGATCCGGCCGCCGCCAAGGGAGGTCGTGGCAAGAAGGGTGCTGGTTTCGCCACTGTCTCGTCCTCGTACAAGGAACAGCTGAACAACCTGATGACGACGCTGAAGTCTACTCAGCCTCACTTCGTCCGTTGTATCATTCCCAACGAAATGAAGACGGCCGGTGTCGTTGATGCTCACTTGGTCATGCACCAGCTGACTTGTAACGGTGTACTTGAAGGTATCCGTATTTGCCGTAAGGGCTTCCCTAACCGCATGATGTACCCTGACTTCAAGCTACG ATACAAAATTCTGTGCCCACAACTCATCAAAGAGCCTTGCTCGCCAGAGAAAGTGACTCAGATCGTACTCACCCACATACAACTGCCGGAAGAGCAGTTCCGCATGGGCAAGACCAAG GTGTTCTTCCGTGCCGGTGTCCTGGGTCAGATGGAGGAGTTCCGTGATGAGCGTCTCAGCAAGATCATGTCCTGGATGCAGGCTTGGTGCCGCGGTTACCTGTCGCGTAAGGAGTTCAAGAAGATGCAGGAGCAGCGCGTCTCCCTGGAGATCGTCCAGCGCAATCTGCGCAAGTACCTGAAGCTGCGTACCTGGGCCTGGTGGAAGCTGTGGCAGAAGGTCAAGCCTCTGCTTAACGTCTCCCGTGTTGAGGACCAGATTGCT AAACTAGAAGAGAAGGCCACCAAGGCTCAGGAGGCCTATGAGAAGGAAGAGAAGCTGCGCAAGGAGCTGGAGGCCCTCAACAGCAAGCTGCTGGCTGAGAAGACCGCTCTCTTGGACTCGCTGTCCGGTGAGAAGGGTGCTCTCCAGGAATACCAGGAGAAGGCCGCCAAGCTGACCGCCCAGAAGAACGACCTGGAGAACCAGCTGCGC GACACCCAGGAGCGCCTGGCCCAGGAAGAGGATGCCCGCAACCAGCTCTTCCAGACCAAGAAGAAGTTGGAGCAGGAAATCGGCAGCCAGAAGAAGGATGCTGAGGACCTGGAACTGCAGATCCAGAAGATTGAGCAGGACAAGGCCTCGAAGGATCACCAGATCCGCAACTTGAATGATGAGATCGCCCACCAGGATGAGCTCATCAACAAGCTGAACAAGGAGAAGAAGATGCAGGGTGAGGTCAACCAGAAGACCGCCGAAGAGCTGCAGGCCGCCGAAGACAAGGTGAACCACCTGAACAAGGTAAAGGCCAAGCTGGAGCAGACTCTGGATGAGCTGGAGGACTCGCTTGAGCGCGAGAAGAAGCTGCGCGGTGACGTCGAGAAGGCTAAGCGCAAGGTTGAGGGTGACCTCAAGCTGACCCAGGAGGCTGTTGCCGATCTGGAGCGCAACAAGAAGGAGCTGGAGCAGACCGTCCTGCGCAAGGATAAGGAGATCTCCGCCCTGTCTGCCAAGCTGGAAGACGAGCAGTCGCTGGTTGGCAAGCTGCAGAAGCAGATCAAGGAACTGCAGGCTCGCATTGAGGAGCTCGAGGAGGAAGTCGAGGCCGAGCGTCAGGCCCGCGCCAAGGCTGAGAAGCAGCGTGCTGATCTGGCCCGCGAGCTCGAGGAGCTGGGCGAGCGTCTGGAGGAGGCTGGCGGTGCCACCTCGGCCCAGATTGAGCTGAACAAGAAGCGTGAGGCTGAGCTGGCTAAGCTGCGCCGCGATCTGGAGGAAGCCAACATCCAGCATGAGGGCACTCTGGCTAACCTGCGCAAGAAGCACAACGATGCCGTCGCTGAGATGGCCGAGCAGGTCGATCAGCTGAACAAACTGAAGACCAA GGCTGAACATGACCGCGCTAACATGTACAATGAGCTGAACAACACTCGTACTGCCTGCGATCAGCTGTCCCGCGAAAAG GCCGCCCAGGAGAAGATCGccaagcagctgcagcacacTCTGAACGAAGTACAAAGCAAGTTGGACGAAACCAACCGCACTCTGAACGATTTCGATGCCTCCAAGAAGAAGCTGTCGATCGAGAACTCCGATCTGCTGCGCCAGCTGGAGGACGCCGAGTCGCAGGTGTCGCAGCTGAGCAAGATCAAGATCTCGCTCACTCAGCAGCTCGAGGATACCAAGCGTCTTGCCGACGAGGAGGCTCGCGAGCGCGCCACCCTGCTGGGCAAGTTCCGCAACCTGGAGCACGACCTGGACAACCTGCGCGAGCAGGTTGAGGAGGAGGCTGAGGGCAAGGGAGACATCCAGCGCCAGCTCAGCAAGGCCAACGCTGAGGCTCAGCTGTGGCGCAGCAAGTACGAGTCGGAGGGCGTTGCCCGTGCCGAGGAGCTCGAGGAGGCCAAGCGTAAGCTGCAGGCCCGCCTTGCCGAGGCTGAGGAGACCATCGAGTCGCTGAACCAGAAGTGCATTGCACTGGAGAAGACCAAGCAGCGCCTGGCCACCGAGGTCGAGGATCTGCAGCTCGAGGTTGACCGTGCCTCGTCGATTGCCAACGCTGCtgagaagaagcagaaggcgTTCGACAAGATCATTGGAGAATGGAAGCTGAAGGTCGACGATCTGGCCGCCGAGCTGGATGCCTCGCAGAAGGAGTGCCGCAACTACTCGACCGAGCTGTTCCGTCTGAAGGGTGCCTACGAGGAGGGCCAGGAGCAGCTTGAAGCCGTCCGCCGTGAGAACAAGAACTTGGCCGATGAGGTCAAGGATCTGCTGGACCAGATCGGTGAGGGTGGCCGCAACATCCACGAGATCGAGAAGTCGCGCAAGCGCCTGGAGGCCGAGAAGGACGAGCTGCAGGCCGCCCTCGAGGAGGCTGAAGCCGCCCTGGAGCAGGAGGAGAACAAGGTTCTGCGTGCTCAGCTTGAACTGTCTCAGGTCCGTCAAGAAATTGACCGCCGCATCCAGGAGAAGGAAGAAGAGTTCGAGAACACTCGCAAGAACCACCAGCGCGCCCTGGACTCGATGCAGGCTTCCCTGGAGGCCGAAGCCAAGGGCAAGGCCGAGGCTCTGCGTATGAAGAAGAAGCTGGAAGCCGACATCAACGAGCTGGAGATTGCTCTGGATCACGCCAACAAG GCTAACGCTGAGGCCCAGAAGAACATCAAGcgctaccagcagcagctgaaggaCGTCCAGAGCGCCCTGGAGGAGGAACAGCGCGCCCGCGACGATGCCCGCGAGCAGCTGGGTATCTCGGAGCGCCGTGCCAACGCTCTCCAGAACGAACTGGAGGAGTCGCGCACCCTGTTGGAGCAGGCCGACCGTGGCCGTCGCCAGGCCGAGCAGGAGCTCAGCGATGCTCACGAGCAGCTGAACGAAGTGTCCGCCCAGAACGCTTCGATCGCCGCCGCCAAGAGGAAGCTCGAGTCTGAGCTGCAGACCCTGCACTCCGACCTGGATGAGCTGCTGAACGAGGCCAAGAACTCCGAGGAGAAGGCCAAGAAGGCTATGGTTGATGCCGCTCGTCTGGCTGATGAGCTGCGCGCCGAGCAGGACCATGCCCAGACCCAGGAGAAGCTGCGCAAGGCGCTTGAGCAGCAGATCAAGGAGCTGCAGGTCCGCCTGGATGAGGCCGAATCGAATGCCCTGAAGGGAGGCAAGAAGGCTATCCAGAAGCTGGAGCAGCGCGTCCGCGAGCTCGAGTCGGAGCTGGACAGCGAACAGAGACGACATGCCGATGCCCAGAAGAACCTGCGCAAGTCGGAGCGTCGCATCAAGGAGCTGACCTTCCAGTCGGAGGAAGACCGCAAGAACCACGAGCGCATGCAGGATCTGGTTGACAAGCTGCAGCAGAAGATCAAGACTTACAAGAGGCAGATTGAGGAAGCCGAGGAGATCGCCGCCCTCAACTTGGCCAAGTTCCGTAAGGCCCAGCAGGAGCTGGAGGAAGCCGAGGAGCGTGCCGACATTGCCGAACAAGCTGCCACCAAATTCCGCACCAAGGGAGGACGTGCCGGTTCCGTACAGCGTGGTGCTAGCCCAGCA CCCCAGAGACAGCCGTCTGCCATGCCTGCTCTTGCAGGACTGAACCTTCCCACATTCGACGATCACGGTTTCTAA